Proteins encoded in a region of the candidate division WOR-3 bacterium genome:
- a CDS encoding C25 family cysteine peptidase: SYPENILFSLSYARWRETYLANLIFVPFNYDAVNKRLKVYHYLKVKVRFTDGYWQTKIIEPWFAKVLKKTLLNYEDYPKDVRYIDSPGVRYLVITHSNFAEAIDTLVKWHYKRGIETRVISKSSWTSQEIKDSIVAEYNRNSPPVLRWVLLVGDANYVPPSYAFGSFPSDFWYCDFPTIDYYGEVGIGRFSCQTVPELQVMLKKTLKFMINPPLDTWLTKSVLVAHKEQYPGKYSACKRGIYFHNYPYYKYDMDTLMGALPYATNAALIARIDSGRVIVNYRGHGLETAWDAWGYDNQQWGAAQINALNNGDRTPVVFNIACLCHRIDYSTDCLGELWLKKYPGGAVASLGASDPSYTIPNHGYDSMLYRCLGDTITIPTPARNYKAPMWDLGWLMLFADAHIALRHGSIGRDNVEMYFWLGDPALEVWTGKPVSPLVQHPMVVPLGPYQMAVTVLKQGMPLEGALVCAYKENEFYVYGYTNQAGQVTLNINAQTPGEFSLTVTGHEILPYTATCMATPGTTPYVIYLRHYIDDAPPNGNGDGIVNPGERINLPVWVKNVGGALAEDVIGKLVINDPNINITDSLKTFGDIPQNDSAFTGEDGFKFEVATACTNGYLLNFQLICKDINDSTWVSYIPIVVGAPVIYYHSLIVNDSIGNNNRRVDPNESAYIYIGLRNRGRGNAYNIYAILKSGDNRFHILDSFGTYGTILVDSLVYNYLDYFKVFAEPTIMPETPIPCTLYIYGEGGYFAIRPFTIVIGELRVSDPTPDNTQPTPRYWAYEDIDTAYAQRPEFEWVEIRNIGTRLPITQDDQTIQINLPFPFRYYGTLYTSQLSVCGNGWITPVYTTSTVYTNQPLPDPTSTNPSAMICVNWDDLYPPYGNGIWFLYDATNHRMILEWDSVHYYNPREPWDKFQIIIYDTTVRTPTGDNMIKFQYLTANYYQSNTVGIEDQTNTIGINFVYNNTYHRTAGTLTPQKAILINTYQPSAPGKEEVLANKLLKDKKFNYLASPIVDLPKLNLYLPSDQKVRIDIYDLTGRHIRTLVNKELKAGTHTIIWDKKDNQGKEVAKGIYFYQINTKDTQKVLKAIILK; encoded by the coding sequence TCCTATCCGGAAAATATTTTGTTTAGTTTATCTTATGCCCGTTGGCGAGAAACCTATTTAGCAAACCTTATTTTCGTTCCTTTTAATTATGATGCGGTTAATAAAAGATTAAAAGTATATCACTATCTAAAAGTAAAAGTGAGATTTACCGATGGCTATTGGCAGACAAAGATTATTGAACCCTGGTTTGCTAAGGTATTAAAAAAGACGTTGCTCAATTATGAGGATTATCCCAAAGATGTAAGATATATTGATTCACCTGGTGTAAGATATTTAGTTATTACCCATTCCAATTTTGCCGAAGCAATTGATACCTTAGTAAAATGGCATTACAAAAGAGGAATTGAGACAAGGGTAATCTCAAAATCCAGTTGGACTTCTCAGGAGATAAAAGATTCAATCGTGGCAGAATATAACAGGAATTCACCACCAGTTTTGAGATGGGTTTTACTTGTTGGTGATGCCAATTATGTTCCACCTTCTTACGCATTTGGTTCTTTTCCATCTGATTTCTGGTATTGTGATTTTCCAACAATTGATTATTATGGAGAAGTGGGAATTGGTCGTTTCTCTTGCCAGACAGTTCCGGAATTACAAGTGATGTTGAAAAAGACACTAAAATTTATGATTAACCCGCCATTAGATACTTGGCTTACTAAATCAGTATTAGTTGCCCATAAAGAACAATATCCAGGAAAATATTCGGCTTGTAAAAGAGGAATTTATTTCCATAATTATCCCTATTACAAATATGATATGGATACTTTAATGGGTGCCTTGCCCTATGCGACAAATGCTGCTTTAATTGCTCGGATTGATAGTGGTCGGGTTATTGTCAATTATCGTGGTCATGGTTTAGAAACTGCTTGGGATGCTTGGGGTTATGATAATCAACAATGGGGAGCAGCCCAAATAAATGCTTTAAATAATGGCGACAGGACACCAGTTGTGTTTAATATCGCTTGTCTATGCCACCGAATTGATTATTCTACTGATTGTTTGGGTGAACTTTGGTTAAAGAAATATCCAGGTGGTGCGGTTGCTTCGTTAGGAGCCTCTGACCCATCTTATACTATTCCTAACCACGGATATGACTCAATGTTATATCGTTGTTTAGGAGATACAATAACAATACCGACACCAGCAAGGAATTATAAAGCACCGATGTGGGATTTAGGTTGGTTAATGCTTTTTGCCGATGCCCATATTGCTTTAAGACATGGCAGTATCGGAAGAGATAATGTTGAAATGTATTTCTGGCTTGGTGACCCAGCATTAGAAGTTTGGACAGGAAAACCAGTCTCACCGCTTGTTCAACATCCAATGGTAGTTCCTTTAGGTCCCTATCAAATGGCGGTAACTGTCTTAAAACAAGGTATGCCATTAGAAGGTGCTTTGGTTTGTGCCTATAAAGAGAATGAGTTCTATGTTTATGGTTATACCAATCAAGCAGGACAGGTTACTCTAAATATTAATGCTCAGACACCAGGTGAATTTAGTTTGACAGTTACTGGTCATGAGATTTTACCTTATACTGCTACTTGTATGGCAACTCCAGGGACAACTCCTTATGTAATTTATTTAAGACATTATATTGATGATGCTCCACCAAATGGCAATGGCGATGGAATTGTCAATCCTGGTGAAAGAATTAATCTTCCTGTCTGGGTAAAAAATGTTGGCGGTGCCTTGGCGGAAGATGTGATTGGTAAATTGGTAATTAATGACCCAAATATTAATATCACCGATTCTCTAAAAACCTTTGGTGATATACCACAAAACGATTCGGCTTTTACTGGTGAAGATGGATTTAAATTTGAAGTTGCTACTGCCTGTACTAACGGTTATTTATTAAACTTCCAATTAATTTGTAAAGATATTAACGATTCCACATGGGTTTCTTATATTCCAATTGTTGTTGGCGCTCCAGTGATATATTACCATTCATTAATTGTTAACGACTCAATTGGTAATAATAACCGAAGGGTTGACCCAAATGAAAGTGCCTATATTTATATTGGTTTAAGAAATCGGGGTAGGGGAAATGCTTACAATATCTATGCGATTTTAAAATCAGGAGATAACCGTTTCCATATTCTTGATTCCTTCGGCACTTATGGCACAATTTTAGTTGATTCTCTTGTTTATAATTATCTTGATTACTTTAAAGTATTTGCTGAGCCAACAATTATGCCTGAAACACCAATTCCTTGCACCCTTTATATTTATGGTGAAGGCGGTTATTTTGCTATTAGACCATTTACAATAGTAATTGGAGAGTTAAGAGTTTCTGACCCAACACCGGATAATACTCAACCAACACCAAGATATTGGGCATACGAAGATATTGATACCGCTTATGCCCAAAGACCGGAATTTGAATGGGTTGAGATAAGAAATATTGGTACGAGATTGCCAATAACTCAGGATGACCAGACAATCCAGATTAACTTGCCATTCCCATTTAGATATTATGGTACTTTATATACAAGTCAATTATCAGTTTGTGGCAATGGTTGGATTACGCCTGTCTATACAACTTCAACAGTTTATACCAATCAACCATTACCTGACCCGACATCAACAAATCCAAGTGCGATGATATGTGTGAATTGGGATGATTTATATCCACCTTATGGTAATGGTATTTGGTTTTTGTATGATGCGACAAATCACCGAATGATTTTGGAATGGGATAGTGTTCATTATTATAATCCAAGAGAGCCATGGGATAAGTTTCAAATAATTATCTATGATACAACAGTAAGAACACCGACTGGTGATAATATGATTAAATTCCAATATCTTACAGCCAATTATTACCAATCAAATACTGTTGGCATTGAAGACCAGACAAATACAATTGGAATTAACTTTGTTTATAATAATACCTATCATCGAACAGCCGGAACTTTGACACCTCAAAAGGCAATATTAATTAATACTTACCAACCTTCTGCGCCTGGTAAAGAAGAAGTTCTTGCTAATAAATTGCTAAAAGATAAGAAATTTAATTATCTTGCTTCACCGATTGTTGATTTACCAAAATTAAATCTCTATTTACCCAGTGACCAAAAAGTAAGAATTGATATCTATGATTTAACCGGTCGCCATATTAGAACTCTTGTTAACAAAGAATTGAAAGCAGGCACTCATACGATTATTTGGGATAAGAAAGATAACCAAGGTAAAGAAGTAGCAAAAGGAATATACTTCTATCAGATAAATACCAAAGATACTCAGAAAGTCTTGAAAGCAATTATCCTTAAATAA
- a CDS encoding glycerol-3-phosphate acyltransferase — MVNNILAILIGYLLGSVLPAYIFGKILKGIDIRKVGTFNAGTTNVKRELGILPAIPTAIYDTLKGIISILIAQKILRTPISISYLAGFAAALGHIFPFYLNFRGGQGAATLTGILLFNLYKIFIVNKIPFLIFDLVILLITIFLVFYISKTQEILSITILPLFTYLLILRVPFDWVLISTLIIISYLLIIAIVNIIRFNLIKINKEKLPNFPFWRTFIRPAGFSFVILSFFLNKITLLTLIGVVLLLFFIFDLIRIFHEKVDRFFIKDLKDIFIVLKEKETKRISSMTIFLLGSFLSFLLFEQKIAILAITFLIFGDFFAKIFGLAYGKRRFFNKTLEGTLAHFLGSLIFGYILSNHLNIPISFIFLGAAIGAIVEVIPFNIDDNLSVPLFSGAIISLILKISSK; from the coding sequence GTGGTCAATAATATTTTGGCAATTTTAATTGGTTATCTCTTAGGTTCAGTCCTTCCGGCTTATATTTTTGGAAAGATTTTAAAAGGAATTGATATTAGAAAAGTGGGCACTTTTAATGCTGGAACAACAAATGTGAAAAGAGAATTGGGAATATTACCGGCAATTCCAACAGCAATTTATGACACCTTAAAAGGAATCATCTCAATTTTAATTGCCCAAAAAATTCTTCGCACACCAATTTCTATTAGTTATCTTGCGGGTTTTGCCGCTGCCTTAGGTCATATTTTCCCTTTTTATCTAAATTTCCGTGGCGGACAAGGTGCAGCAACTTTAACCGGGATTTTACTTTTTAATCTTTACAAAATCTTTATAGTTAATAAAATTCCCTTTTTAATATTCGATTTAGTAATTTTATTAATTACTATATTTTTAGTTTTTTATATAAGTAAAACCCAAGAAATTTTATCAATAACTATTTTGCCATTATTTACTTATCTTTTAATCTTAAGAGTTCCTTTTGATTGGGTATTAATTTCTACTTTAATTATTATTTCTTATCTTCTAATTATTGCCATTGTTAATATTATCAGATTTAATTTGATAAAAATTAATAAAGAAAAATTGCCAAATTTTCCTTTCTGGCGAACCTTTATTAGACCAGCAGGTTTTTCTTTCGTAATATTAAGTTTCTTTTTAAATAAAATTACTTTGCTTACCTTAATTGGTGTGGTCCTTTTATTATTTTTTATCTTTGATTTAATTAGAATATTTCACGAGAAAGTGGATAGATTTTTTATTAAAGATTTAAAAGATATTTTTATTGTTCTAAAAGAAAAAGAGACAAAAAGGATTTCTTCAATGACTATTTTCTTATTGGGTTCTTTTTTAAGTTTTCTACTATTTGAACAGAAAATTGCTATCTTAGCAATCACCTTTTTAATCTTTGGCGATTTCTTTGCCAAGATTTTTGGTCTTGCTTATGGTAAAAGAAGATTTTTTAATAAAACCTTAGAAGGAACCCTTGCCCACTTTTTAGGTTCTTTAATCTTTGGTTATATACTAAGTAATCACTTAAATATTCCTATTAGTTTCATCTTTCTTGGCGCTGCTATCGGAGCAATTGTTGAAGTAATACCATTTAATATTGATGACAACCTTTCAGTCCCCCTTTTCTCCGGTGCTATCATTTCCTTAATTTTAAAAATAAGTAGTAAATAA
- a CDS encoding class II aldolase/adducin family protein — MKIDNIKKEIKKIFHYLYLKDLITAFDGNISYKIDENRIIINKTGVFKGEIKEKDLILVNLKKKIPKEVSKELKLHLNLYEINKNIKAIIHSHPIYPLLIINQNFSKEFYLGTGLKKEDISLVSYYEPGSKELAEKVKEYGKDKKLIILENHGIVVLGKDLKEAFFLTEKVNFWAKYQFKQNQSST; from the coding sequence TTGAAAATAGATAATATAAAGAAAGAGATAAAAAAAATTTTCCATTATCTATATTTAAAAGACTTAATTACTGCCTTTGATGGCAATATCAGTTATAAAATAGATGAAAATAGAATTATTATTAATAAGACCGGTGTTTTTAAAGGTGAAATAAAAGAGAAGGATTTAATTCTTGTTAATCTCAAAAAGAAAATTCCAAAAGAAGTTTCTAAGGAATTAAAACTCCATCTAAACTTATATGAAATAAATAAAAATATAAAGGCAATTATCCATTCCCATCCAATTTATCCTTTATTAATTATTAATCAAAATTTTTCCAAAGAGTTCTATTTAGGAACCGGATTAAAGAAAGAAGATATCTCTCTTGTATCTTATTATGAACCAGGCTCAAAAGAACTTGCCGAAAAAGTAAAAGAATATGGTAAAGATAAAAAACTTATCATCTTAGAAAACCATGGAATAGTAGTATTAGGAAAAGATTTAAAAGAAGCATTTTTCTTAACCGAAAAGGTTAATTTCTGGGCAAAATATCAATTTAAACAGAACCAAAGCAGTACCTAA
- the serS gene encoding serine--tRNA ligase yields MDLKFLRENKEKAKEIIKRRGENIDIDKILELDEKRRELIKERDELRHQRKELSQFFNTHKDKLNKEELNKKRAEAKELSKKVKEVENELSEIEKEIKNLILYLPNKIHPSVKDEEIIIKEEGEIPNFDFKPFPHWEIGEALGLIDLEKSAKLAGSRFILFKGIGALLERALINFCLDYHRKYHNYVEISPPYLNKEECFYGAGQLPKLKDEMYYIPTDELYLIPTAEVPLVNLHANEILKEDELPKYYMAYTACFRREAGSYGKEVRGIIRVHQFDKVELVKYTLPEDSYFELEKMVEEASAILKALKLPYRIKQLSARDMAFQSAKTYDIDVYACGIGEWLEVSSISNCEDFQAKRNNTRVRRRNGDLEYCHILNGSGLAFPRLFIAIVENYQQKDGSILIPEVLRPYLDNLEKIENR; encoded by the coding sequence ATGGATTTAAAATTTTTAAGGGAGAATAAAGAAAAGGCAAAGGAGATAATTAAAAGAAGAGGAGAAAATATTGATATTGATAAGATTTTGGAGTTAGATGAAAAAAGAAGAGAGCTAATTAAAGAAAGGGACGAATTAAGACACCAACGAAAAGAACTTTCTCAATTTTTTAATACCCATAAAGATAAATTGAATAAAGAAGAATTAAACAAAAAAAGAGCAGAAGCAAAAGAGTTAAGTAAAAAAGTGAAAGAGGTAGAAAATGAACTTTCGGAAATAGAGAAAGAGATAAAAAATTTAATTCTCTACTTACCCAATAAAATTCATCCATCAGTAAAAGATGAAGAGATAATTATAAAGGAAGAAGGAGAAATTCCTAATTTTGATTTTAAACCTTTCCCCCATTGGGAAATTGGCGAAGCATTAGGATTGATTGACTTAGAAAAATCGGCAAAGTTAGCAGGCTCAAGATTTATTTTATTTAAAGGAATTGGCGCCTTATTAGAAAGGGCTTTAATCAATTTCTGTTTAGATTATCACCGAAAATATCATAATTATGTTGAAATCTCACCGCCTTATTTAAATAAAGAAGAATGTTTTTATGGTGCTGGTCAGTTGCCAAAATTGAAAGATGAAATGTATTATATCCCTACTGATGAATTATATCTTATTCCTACTGCTGAAGTACCGTTAGTAAATCTTCATGCAAATGAGATTTTAAAAGAGGATGAACTGCCAAAATATTATATGGCTTATACTGCCTGTTTTAGGAGAGAAGCCGGTTCTTATGGAAAAGAAGTTAGAGGGATTATTCGCGTTCACCAGTTTGATAAAGTAGAATTGGTAAAATATACTTTGCCAGAGGATTCCTATTTTGAATTAGAAAAGATGGTAGAAGAAGCATCTGCTATTTTAAAAGCTCTAAAATTACCCTACCGGATAAAACAACTATCAGCAAGAGATATGGCATTTCAATCAGCAAAAACCTATGATATTGATGTTTATGCCTGTGGTATTGGCGAATGGCTGGAAGTATCATCTATTTCCAATTGTGAAGATTTCCAAGCAAAAAGAAATAATACCAGGGTAAGAAGAAGAAACGGTGATTTAGAATATTGCCATATTTTAAATGGCAGTGGCTTAGCCTTTCCGAGACTTTTCATTGCCATTGTTGAAAATTATCAACAAAAGGATGGCAGTATTTTAATTCCGGAAGTTCTGAGACCCTATCTTGATAACTTAGAAAAGATTGAAAATAGATAA
- a CDS encoding radical SAM protein yields the protein MYLIKELKLKDYINKKGIRIKEIICKNALTKSGISGMSFSLNPYIGCEHSCIYCYATFIRKWREHKERWGKIIEVKINICEQLRKEIKRKRGIVCIGTICDPYQPIELKYSLTRKAIEILKEYDIEFEILTKSHLILRDLAILKDYPKASCEITLTTLNEKIRKIFEPKASSVKERMKAIEILIKNNIYTTLFFGPILPFFSDKEEEIRKIFDFGKRTGIKEILCDSLNYFPQKLEIILKSISFDKRAVNYYLTISKDYQGYINNLREKILEISKDYEIPIRILF from the coding sequence ATGTACTTAATAAAAGAGTTGAAACTTAAAGATTATATTAATAAAAAGGGAATAAGAATAAAGGAGATAATCTGTAAAAATGCATTAACTAAATCCGGAATTTCCGGAATGAGTTTTTCCTTAAATCCTTATATTGGTTGTGAACATTCTTGTATTTATTGTTATGCCACTTTTATTAGAAAATGGCGGGAACATAAAGAGAGATGGGGAAAGATTATTGAGGTAAAGATAAATATTTGTGAACAATTAAGAAAAGAGATAAAAAGAAAAAGGGGCATAGTTTGTATTGGCACAATTTGTGACCCTTATCAACCAATTGAGTTGAAATATTCTCTAACAAGAAAAGCAATTGAAATACTTAAAGAATATGACATAGAATTTGAAATCTTAACAAAATCCCATTTGATTTTAAGGGATTTAGCAATCCTAAAAGATTATCCAAAGGCTTCTTGTGAAATAACTTTAACCACTCTGAATGAAAAAATAAGAAAGATTTTTGAACCAAAAGCAAGTTCGGTAAAAGAAAGGATGAAAGCAATTGAAATTTTGATAAAAAATAATATTTATACCACCTTATTTTTTGGTCCGATTCTTCCCTTTTTTTCTGATAAAGAAGAAGAGATAAGAAAAATTTTTGATTTTGGTAAAAGAACGGGAATAAAAGAAATATTGTGTGATTCTTTAAACTATTTTCCTCAAAAATTAGAAATTATCTTAAAAAGTATTTCTTTTGATAAAAGGGCAGTAAATTATTATTTAACGATTAGTAAAGATTATCAAGGATATATAAATAACTTAAGAGAAAAAATTTTAGAAATTAGTAAGGATTATGAAATCCCAATAAGGATTTTATTTTAA
- a CDS encoding riboflavin synthase translates to MFKGIIDDIGEVFSIINKGENKIVSIKSKLTKELDIGSSVAVDGVCLTVIKKDNEKFSCEIIKETLKNTTLKNLKIGSYCNLELPMKISERIDGHIILGHIDEVGKIVKLNKKINYYHLEIKIKKENKIYLVKKGSIAINGISLTVQDIFSDSFLIYLIPFTYENTNLKYKRVNDEVNIEYDYLGKYVLNKRVET, encoded by the coding sequence ATGTTTAAAGGAATTATCGACGATATAGGTGAAGTGTTTTCTATTATTAATAAAGGCGAGAATAAAATTGTTAGTATCAAATCCAAACTTACAAAAGAATTGGATATTGGTTCTTCTGTTGCGGTTGATGGAGTCTGTTTGACAGTAATTAAAAAAGATAATGAAAAATTTAGTTGCGAAATAATTAAAGAAACCTTAAAAAATACTACTTTGAAAAATCTGAAAATTGGCTCTTATTGTAATTTGGAACTGCCAATGAAAATTTCTGAACGAATCGATGGTCACATTATTTTAGGTCATATTGATGAAGTAGGTAAAATTGTGAAATTAAATAAAAAAATAAACTATTATCATTTAGAAATAAAGATAAAAAAAGAGAATAAAATTTATTTAGTAAAGAAGGGTTCTATTGCCATTAACGGAATTAGCCTAACCGTTCAGGATATCTTTTCGGACAGTTTTTTAATCTATCTTATTCCTTTCACTTATGAAAATACTAATCTAAAATATAAAAGGGTTAATGACGAAGTAAATATTGAATATGATTATTTAGGAAAATATGTACTTAATAAAAGAGTTGAAACTTAA
- the ribD gene encoding bifunctional diaminohydroxyphosphoribosylaminopyrimidine deaminase/5-amino-6-(5-phosphoribosylamino)uracil reductase RibD codes for MFKKEEIENYFRLAINLAEKGRGYTISNPLVGCVIVKDKKIIATGYHKKYGGDHAEVVAIKKVKDKNLLENATLFVTLEPCCHYGKTPPCTDIIIKNKIKQVYVGIYDPNPLVYKKGVALLKKKGIKVEVGFLEREIKKQNEVYFKYIREKKPFVIVKAATTLDGKIATLNYESKWITDKILRKEGNRLRCYCDAILCGITTILKDNPFLTCRVFKNKKMKKIILDPHLKISEKANVFKEDNVIIFYHKENREKIKILKDKGAELIRLDLKGNFFDWKEILKELYKKNIAALLIEGGAKTISSALKAKIVDKIYLFYAPKIMGRGISFSDGLSYNLKNLIKLKDFKIHQFKEGFILEGYL; via the coding sequence ATGTTTAAAAAGGAAGAAATAGAAAATTATTTTCGTTTGGCAATAAATTTAGCAGAAAAAGGAAGAGGCTATACTATTTCCAATCCTTTGGTAGGATGTGTGATTGTAAAAGATAAAAAGATTATTGCCACGGGTTATCATAAAAAATATGGCGGTGACCACGCGGAAGTAGTCGCAATAAAAAAAGTAAAAGATAAAAACCTTTTAGAAAACGCCACTCTCTTCGTCACCTTAGAACCTTGTTGCCATTATGGGAAAACACCTCCGTGTACCGATATTATAATTAAGAATAAAATTAAACAAGTTTATGTGGGAATCTACGATCCCAATCCTCTTGTGTATAAAAAGGGAGTGGCGTTATTGAAAAAAAAGGGAATTAAAGTAGAAGTGGGTTTTTTAGAAAGAGAAATAAAAAAACAGAATGAGGTATATTTTAAATATATAAGAGAAAAGAAACCTTTTGTTATTGTAAAAGCAGCAACAACTTTGGATGGAAAAATTGCTACTTTAAATTATGAATCAAAATGGATAACCGATAAGATATTAAGAAAAGAAGGAAATAGACTCAGATGTTATTGTGACGCTATTCTTTGTGGCATTACCACCATTCTTAAGGATAATCCTTTTCTCACTTGTCGAGTATTTAAAAATAAAAAGATGAAAAAAATTATTCTTGATCCTCATCTGAAAATTAGCGAAAAAGCAAATGTTTTTAAAGAAGATAATGTAATCATTTTTTATCACAAAGAGAATAGAGAAAAAATAAAAATCTTAAAAGATAAAGGAGCGGAATTAATTAGATTAGATTTAAAAGGTAATTTTTTTGATTGGAAAGAGATCTTAAAAGAACTTTATAAAAAAAATATTGCTGCTCTCTTAATTGAAGGAGGCGCGAAAACAATTAGCAGTGCCTTAAAAGCAAAAATTGTTGATAAGATTTATCTTTTTTACGCACCAAAGATAATGGGCAGGGGAATATCTTTTTCCGACGGTCTTTCTTATAATTTAAAAAATCTTATTAAACTAAAAGATTTTAAAATCCATCAATTTAAAGAAGGTTTTATTTTGGAAGGTTATCTTTGA